Within Halonatronomonas betaini, the genomic segment AGTTTTTGTCTGGACATTTGCCTGGGCTATTTTAAGTGTAGGAACAACTTTCGCTTTAGGATTATTATTAGCTCTTATTTTAGATGATAAAAAATTAAAATTCAGAAAATTTTATAGGACTATTTTAATAATTCCATATGCTATGCCTGCTTTCATTTCTGTATTAATCTGGAGGGGTTTATTTAATCCAGAAGTAGGGGTAATTAATCGAATATTAGATTCACTGCCCTTTTTATCTGCATTACCATTTATGCATAATGTATTCTGGACTAGAGCGGCTTTAGTATTTATAAATCTCTGGTTAGGTTTCCCTTATATGTTACTTATTACTTTAGGAGCTTTACAGAGTATTGATAAAAACTTGTATGAAGCAGCAATAATTGATGGTGCTAGTATCTGGCAGAAATTTAGATACATTACATTGCCATTACTTCTTATTACTGTAGCCCCATTATTAATTGCTTCATTTGCCTTTAACTTTAATAATTTTAATATTATCTATCTATTTAATGAAGGACGTCCAGCAATTGCAGGAGCTCAAACACCTGCAGGTGGGACAGATATTTTGATAAGTTATACTTATCGCCTATCCTTTGAGACAGGTAGAGGAGCGGATTTTGGACTTGCCAGTGCTGTTACTTTAATAATATTTATGATAACAGCGACAATAACCTGGTTTAACTTTAGATTTACCGGGGCACTTGAGGAAGTGAAAGAAAATGAGTAGAGACAAAAAAATAGGTATAATAAAGCATTTAATAATCTGGTTAGCAATTGCATTTGCTATGTTTCCAGTAGCCTGGACATTTTCAGCATCTATAAATCCTGCTAATACATTAGTTGGGCAGACAATAGTCCCACCTGATGTTACTTTTGAGCACTATAGAACTCTTGCAACATCTACTCAACACCCTTTTTTACTCTGGTTATGGAATAGTATAAAAATTTCCTTGATTACTTCTGTAGTGGCAGTTACTTTAACAACACTTGCAGCTTATCCTTTTTCTAGGTTTAGATTTAAGTTTAGAAGGAAAGGTTTATTTGCTATTCTCTTAGTTCAGGTTTTTCCTCAGATGCTAGCAATGGTAGCAATATATTTGTTATTTTTAAATATTCAAAGATATTTTCCTGCTATAGGTTTAAATACTCACCCAGCAATAATCTTAATTTATTTAGGAGGAGCTATAGGGGTAAACACCTGGCTTATGAAAGGTTATATGGATACTATACCTCGTTCTTTAGAAGAAGCAGCATATATAGATGGGGCGGGGAAATTTCAGGCTTTCAGACTAATTATAGCTCCATTAATTAGACCTATGCTTGTAGTTATTTTTATTTTACAGTTTATAGCGACTTATTCTGAATATATTCTTGCAAGAATAATACTTGGCTCATCATCGCAATATACACTGGCTGTAGGGTTGCACCTATTTATATCAGATCAATATGGAGCTCGCTGGGGGACCTTTTCTGCTGCAGCAATTATTGGTGCTATCCCAATAATAGTACTATTTATGTTAGTTCAGGACCATATTATTAGTGGACTAACTGGTGGAGCTGTTAAAGGATGATATTATCAGCAATTACTCATTCATATAACCCAGTTCAACAATCAGTTGTTGATGAGAATACACTTGAGTTAAGAATTGAAACTGCCCGGGATGATATTTCCCGGGTAGTACTTCTATATGGCCCAAGATATTCAGAGAGTGAGGACCCATCTAATAGTAAAAAACTAAAATTATTGTATCAGACAGCCGAAAAAGACATTTATTCAATTAGGCTTAACTTAAATGATACTAGAGTAAGATATATGTTTTATCTTGAAGACTTTATAGGAAATGGATATTGGTATAATGAAAAAGGATTTTCAATTAAAAGGCCTAGAGGTCATCATTCAGGATACTTTCAATTTTCAATAATTAATGAATCAGATATTCCAGCTTGGCCTGAGTGGCCAAAGCAACAGGTAGTTTATCAGATTTTTCCTGATAGGTTTAATCGCTCAGGGAAAGAAAATATGGCTAAAAGCAAATGGGGAACTTTACCAGAAAGCAATTCAATATATGGTGGTAATCTTCAGGGAATAATAGATAAATTAGACTATTTAGAAAACCTTGGGATTACATCCATTTACCTTACCCCGATTTTTAAGTCTCCAAGTAATCATAAATATAACATAGATGATTATTATCAGATTGATCCAAACTTCGGTAATTTAAAGGTAGCTAAAAAATTAGTAGCAGAAGCTCATAAAAGGAATATAAAAATAATATTAGATGCCGTTTTCAATCATTCTGGATCAGGCTTTTTTGCTTTTCAGGATTTGCTTCAGAATGGGAGGAATTCTAAATATTTAAATTGGTATTATCCAGAGAGTCTTCCTTTAAGTCTTAATGAAATAAATTATAAGACTTTTGCTAATAATGTCAAACAGATGCCAAGACTAAATATGAACAATCAAGAAACTCAGGATTATTTTCTTGAGGTTGCAAAGTACTGGACACAAGAATTAAATTTAGACGGTTGGCGTTTAGATGTTGCTGATGAAGTTTCTTCTGATTTTTGGTATAAGTTTAGAAAAACTTTAAAAGAGATAAAACCTGATATTTTTATTATAGGTGAAGTATGGTATAGAGCTAATAAATGGTTAGAGGGAGATCAATTTGATTCAGTAATGAATTATGACCTTCAAAAAGATATATTTTCATTAATAATTGATCAAGCTATTACAGCAGACGTTTTTAGTAAAAGAATTCAAAATAACTTTAAAAATTATAAAACAGAAATACCTAATCAACTCTTGAATTTATTAGATACTCATGATACTCCAAGAATATCCTGGTATTTTAAGAATTTAAAGCAATCTGAGAAGGAGAAGAAAATTAAACTTATTTCAACTCTACAATTTTTATTGCCAGGTATCCCAATGGTTTATTATGGTACTGAGATTGGGCTAACAGGAGGAGATGATCCTGACTGTAGAAGAACGATGATTTGGAACCCCCAAAATCAGAATACAGATCTTTTAATGCATTATAAAAAATTAATTAAATATTATAAAGATCAGTTAATTTTTCAAAATGGTAAATATAAAGAGATTTATTCAGATGCTGTAAAAAATATTTTAGTTTTTGCACTAGAAACTAATGAAAATAAGAAGATAATTATAGCAAATTTTTCTGAACAAAAACAAATTTTAAATTTAGACAATTTGCAAATTAAATTAAGAAAATTTATTTTAAATAGTAAACCTGAGTTTAATTTAAATTCTTATGATATAGATCCTAAAACTGATGAATTTATAATTTTTCCCAATAATATTGTTGTTATTTAGGTAGTGATTATTTGCAAATAAAAAGAAAATTTTATATACTTGAAGTAACAATAAGAAGGGGGTATTAAATTAATGAATAAAGAAGAATATAAAATTCTTAAAAAAGCTGTTCTTATTGAGCAGGAGGGTTTTGATTTTTATATGCTTGCTGCTGCTCGTACAGAAGATGAAGATACTAGAGCTGCTTTTGAAAAAATAGCAGGCGAAGAACAAAAGCATATAAATTGGTTAAAAGAACTTTATAATAAAATGTCTGGTGCTGAGGATACTGAGCTTAGCTTTGAAAACCCCCCAGAGAAGCCAGGGATATTTGATTGGGAGAAGAAAGATATCTTTAAAGGTTCATTAGCTTTATCGGTTTTTAGTATTGGTGTAAAAATGGAAAAAGAAGCAATTGAATTTTATAAAAAGGCAGCTAAAAATTCTCAATCATCAGAAGCTAAAGAATTATATGAAACCCTTATAGAATGGGAAAAAGGGCATATGGAAGAATTCCAGAATCATTATGAATTACTCCAGGAAGATTGGTGGAATGAACAGGGCTTTGCCCCATTCTAATATTTAAGAGTAAATTATAACCCCCTGGCTTTTTAAGCCAGGGTTACTTGTTATAAATAATTTCAAGAAAGGGAGAGATGATTTTGCCAGATTATGATGTTTTGATAATAGATGACGATAATCATATAATTAGAATTTTAAAAGAATATTTCGAGTATGAAAACTTTAAAGTTCATACAGCTCAATCAGGAAAAGAAGGTTTAGAAAAAATAGATTCAATAAAACCAGATCTTATTGTTCTTGATATTATGTTGCCTGAAATGGATGGATGGGAAGTTTGCCAGAAATTAAGACCTGCTAATAAGACTCCAATTATTATATTAAGTGCAAAAACCAAAGATTCTGATAGGATAACTGGATTAGAATTAGGTGCTGATGATTATGTAACCAAGCCATTTAGTCCTAAAGAAGTAGTAGCTCGAGCAAAAGCAGTTTTAAGAAGATTAGATCAATCAAAAGATGGTGCTGGAGAAGACATTTTAGAATATGATAATATATCTATAAATAAAAATGAACGCAGTGTAAAAGTTTATGGAGAAGTAGTAGATTTAACACCGAAGGAATTTGACCTTTTATGGACCCTGGCTTCATCTCCTAAAATTGTCTTTGATAGAGAAAAGTTATTAAAAAAAGTTTGGGGTTATGATTATTTTGGGGATATTAGAACTGTTGATACCCATATAAAATCTCTCCGGAAAAAATTAGGAGACCAGGCTGATAAATATATTGAAACTGTCTGGGGGGTAGGTTACAAATTTGAAACTGATAAAAAAGATAAAAAATAATATTATCAATTTTCCTGATAACTTTACATTTGGTGTCAATACCTTGTTCATGAGACTCTTTATCAGGTTTTTACTATTGTCTTTAATTGTTATAATGATATTAGGTTTAGCAACTATTTATTTTTTTGATGATTTTTATTTTTCAAAGACAGAAACAGATATAGTTAATAATAGTCAGGTTTTAAATCAAGCACTATATAACTCTATAATCGAAGATGACGAAGATATGGTGCAGAATAGCTTGCAATTAGTTGCAGAAATTAATTCTGGCCAGGCCTGGCTAATTAATGAAGAAGGATTAATGATAGATAGTCACCCTTATCTTGAAACTCAAGATTCTAATATTAGATTTTTAAATGCAGAGCAGATTTTTGAAGGTAATATTATATCTCAAAGAGTTGAACCAAGACATTTTGAAAGACCGATGTTACTGATTGGTATGCCAGTTAGACAGATGGATAATGTAGTTGCTGGATTGCTTGTATTTACTTCTGTAGAAGGTATTAACTCTACAGTAAGACAGGTCAGACAACTTATGGTGTACTCATCTTTAATTGCTATTTTATTAGGTATATTTTTAGCATATAGTTGGTCTAAATCACTTGCAAGTCCATTACAGAATATGAGTCAGGTAGTTACTGAGTTAGAAAAAGGTGATTATGGTAGACAGATAGAGTTAAATGATGATGATGCAAGTAAAGAAATTAATAACTTAAAGAATAGTTTTAATTCTCTTTCGTTAAATTTAAAAGAAAGCATTACAGATTTAACAAGAGAGCGTAATAAGTTAAAATATATTTTGACTGGAATGGAAGAAGGAGTCCTGGCTGTTGATAAATCAGAGGATGTAATAGTAATAAATGATGCTTTAAATAGAATATTTTATGTTTCCAAAAACTCTGTTGGTAAGAATTATAAAAAATTAAATATACCTCAACAGGTCAAAGATTCAATTGAAATAGCATTAAAAAATAAAAAATCTATAAAAGAAGAATTTACTCTTGCTAAAGATATGAATAAAAATAAAAGTAGTAGAAGAATAATTTTAAGGTGTAATCCTATTATAATGAGAGAGGAAGTTTGGGGAATTGTAATATTATTTCAGGATATTAGTGACCGCTGGAGGTTTGAAAAATTACAGCAGGATTTTGTTGCTAATGTATCTCATGAATTAAAAGCACCTTTATCTTCAATAAAAGGTTCAGCAGAAATTTTGTTAGATGGAATTATTAAAGATAAAGAAAAACAAGAGGAATATTTAGAAATTGTATTAAATGAAAGTGATCGCTTAACAGAGTTAGTAGATGAAATATTAAGGTTAGCTGAATATCAAAATCAAGATTTTATAAAAGAAAAAGAAACAGTTTCTATTCAAAAATTAATTGAAGAAGTGACTAAAACTTTTAATAAATCAGGTCCTTTAGCTGATAGAATAGAAGTTATAAATAATGCAGAATTAGTAAGTGTAAAAGCTAGTAAGGCGAGTTTAAAACAGGTATTATTTAATTTTCTTGATAATGCTAGAAAGTTTTCTCCAGAATATAGTAAAATTAAATTAATAATTGATTCAGATGATCAATATGTTATTGTAAAAGTTGTTGATCAGGGAGTAGGTATTCCACAGGATGAAATTGATAATATATGGGAAAGGTTTTATAAATTAGATAAGGTAAGAACTCCTGGTTCTTCTGGAAGTGGATTGGGATTATCTATATGTCGAGAAATCATTAAAAATCATGATGGAGATGTTTTTGTAGAAAGCAAGTATGGTGAAGGATCTACTTTTGGCTTTAAAATCCCTAAAGATAATAGTTAATGGAAAAAGCCTGCTTTAGCAGGCTTTTTAACTATAAAATTTTTTATATTTAATATATAATTAGATTTAAAGAGTATGATAATTTAGGAGATGATTTAATGACTAAAATAAATGAAATTTTTAAAGAACATGGGATTAGATTAACTCAACAGAGGAAAGAAATTTTTAAAATTCTTTTAAATATCTCTCAGCCAGTTTCAGCAAATTATATTCATAATTTACTTAAAAATAAATTGGAAAAATCTCGTTTATCAACTGTCTATAGAAATTTAAATACATTTAAAGATTTAGGCATTATCAAAGAAGTTAGTTCAGTAAATAATAATAAAAAATTATATGAGCTATCAATAGGAAGTAATCATCATCACCATTTAATCTGTACAAAATGTGGAGAGATGGAGCCACTGGACTGTCCCTTAGAAGGATATGAAGATGAATTAAAGAAAAAAACTGATTATAAAATTATTGACCATAGTATTAATATCTATGGTATATGCCCGGATTGTATTAACAAAACTCAAAAAAAATAAAAAAAATCAAAAAAACACTTGCATTATTTAATAATACTATGTATAATATAAATGAATTAATAAAAAAAATTAAATATTAAACTGTGAAAAATTAATAAAATTAATTACTAATAAGAAAGGAGGGCCAAAAATGATTAAGGGCTATTTAAGTCAGATGAATTTCGTATTTAATCTAATAAGTAAAGTAGATGTAGACCAAGGGATAACTATGTCTAATTTGTCAAATAGATTTTTAGATAGAGTAAGAGAAACTTTAAAATCAAATAGCCTTTCATTTAATATGGCCTATCCTTATCGAGATAATATTTTAGGAATCTACTATATTTCCTAATAAAGCTGGATAACTGGATAATTAATAATAACTGCGGTCATATTAAGCCGTGGTTTTTTTATATCTAATTATGTTTTAACTTAAACCGCGGATACCCGCGGCTTTTTTATTTTAAAAAAAGAAAAGAGGAACTTACAATGAAATCAATCAAATTAGCTTTAAATTATATGCAAACTAAAAAATCTAAATATTTAATGGCATTTTTCTCAATTGGTATGGCTGCAATTTTAATGCTTATTAATCCTTTAATAATAAAAATTACTATTGATTCTATAATTGGTGATGCTCCATTAAACTTACCTGCACCGATTTTAAATATTTTTGGAGATTATCTATCCAATGATAATTTAATTAATCAATTGTGGTTACCGGCAGTTTTAATCTTACTAGTAACAGTTTTAAGAGGAGTATTTTTATATCTTAAAGGAAAATGGGCAGCAGAAGGAGCAGAAGAATTTGCCAGGAATCTTAGAAATGAATTATTTGAACATTTGCAGTATCTAGATTTTAATTATCATCTTAGAAAAGATACTGGGGATTTAATTCAAAGAAGCACTTCAGACTTAGATACAATTAGAAGATTTCTTTCTATTCAATTAGTGGAAGTTGGAAGAGCATTTTTTATGCTATCTACAGTTTTAATCATTATGCTATCTTTAGATCTATATATGACGATTATTTCCATGATGGTGGTTCCAATAATTTTCATTTTTGCTTATATATTTTTTAAAAAAGTAAAAGTAGCTTTTAAAGCTTCAGATGAAGCAGAAGCAAGATTATCAACGGTAATTCAAGAAAACCTTACAGGTGTAAGAGTGGTTAAAGCTTTTGCCAAGCAACCATATGAAAAAGTAAAATTTGATCAAAAAAATAAAGAGCATAAAGATCTAACATTTCATTTAATTAAATTGCTTGCTTATTATTGGTCGTTTTCAGATCTTATTTGTTTTGTACAAATTGGGATTGTCTTGATTGCCGGATCATTTAGAGCAGCTTCAGGTCAACTAACACTTGGTTCAATGGTTGTTTTTACAACATATATTGGTATGTTACTCTGGCCAGTGAGGCAGACAGGAAGAATCTTAACTGATATGGGTAAGGCAGAAATTGCTTTTGATAGGATAAATGAAATATTAGCTGAACCTCGAGAAAATTATAGAGGTTATGGATATGATAGAGAACTGACAGGAAATATTGAAGTAAATAACCTCTCTTTTGCCTATGAAAATGAACTAGTTTTAGATGATATTTCTTTTGAAATAAAATCAGGTGAAAAGTTAGGGATTTTAGGAACAACTGGTTCAGGAAAAAGCACACTGGCTTATATTTTAACCAGGTTATTAGATTATAAAGAAGGTTCGATTAAAATAGATGGAATAGAACTCAAGGAA encodes:
- a CDS encoding response regulator transcription factor, which codes for MPDYDVLIIDDDNHIIRILKEYFEYENFKVHTAQSGKEGLEKIDSIKPDLIVLDIMLPEMDGWEVCQKLRPANKTPIIILSAKTKDSDRITGLELGADDYVTKPFSPKEVVARAKAVLRRLDQSKDGAGEDILEYDNISINKNERSVKVYGEVVDLTPKEFDLLWTLASSPKIVFDREKLLKKVWGYDYFGDIRTVDTHIKSLRKKLGDQADKYIETVWGVGYKFETDKKDKK
- the malG gene encoding maltose ABC transporter permease MalG, with product MSRDKKIGIIKHLIIWLAIAFAMFPVAWTFSASINPANTLVGQTIVPPDVTFEHYRTLATSTQHPFLLWLWNSIKISLITSVVAVTLTTLAAYPFSRFRFKFRRKGLFAILLVQVFPQMLAMVAIYLLFLNIQRYFPAIGLNTHPAIILIYLGGAIGVNTWLMKGYMDTIPRSLEEAAYIDGAGKFQAFRLIIAPLIRPMLVVIFILQFIATYSEYILARIILGSSSQYTLAVGLHLFISDQYGARWGTFSAAAIIGAIPIIVLFMLVQDHIISGLTGGAVKG
- a CDS encoding HAMP domain-containing sensor histidine kinase, coding for MKLIKKIKNNIINFPDNFTFGVNTLFMRLFIRFLLLSLIVIMILGLATIYFFDDFYFSKTETDIVNNSQVLNQALYNSIIEDDEDMVQNSLQLVAEINSGQAWLINEEGLMIDSHPYLETQDSNIRFLNAEQIFEGNIISQRVEPRHFERPMLLIGMPVRQMDNVVAGLLVFTSVEGINSTVRQVRQLMVYSSLIAILLGIFLAYSWSKSLASPLQNMSQVVTELEKGDYGRQIELNDDDASKEINNLKNSFNSLSLNLKESITDLTRERNKLKYILTGMEEGVLAVDKSEDVIVINDALNRIFYVSKNSVGKNYKKLNIPQQVKDSIEIALKNKKSIKEEFTLAKDMNKNKSSRRIILRCNPIIMREEVWGIVILFQDISDRWRFEKLQQDFVANVSHELKAPLSSIKGSAEILLDGIIKDKEKQEEYLEIVLNESDRLTELVDEILRLAEYQNQDFIKEKETVSIQKLIEEVTKTFNKSGPLADRIEVINNAELVSVKASKASLKQVLFNFLDNARKFSPEYSKIKLIIDSDDQYVIVKVVDQGVGIPQDEIDNIWERFYKLDKVRTPGSSGSGLGLSICREIIKNHDGDVFVESKYGEGSTFGFKIPKDNS
- a CDS encoding Fur family transcriptional regulator, which encodes MTKINEIFKEHGIRLTQQRKEIFKILLNISQPVSANYIHNLLKNKLEKSRLSTVYRNLNTFKDLGIIKEVSSVNNNKKLYELSIGSNHHHHLICTKCGEMEPLDCPLEGYEDELKKKTDYKIIDHSINIYGICPDCINKTQKK
- a CDS encoding glycoside hydrolase family 13 protein — translated: MILSAITHSYNPVQQSVVDENTLELRIETARDDISRVVLLYGPRYSESEDPSNSKKLKLLYQTAEKDIYSIRLNLNDTRVRYMFYLEDFIGNGYWYNEKGFSIKRPRGHHSGYFQFSIINESDIPAWPEWPKQQVVYQIFPDRFNRSGKENMAKSKWGTLPESNSIYGGNLQGIIDKLDYLENLGITSIYLTPIFKSPSNHKYNIDDYYQIDPNFGNLKVAKKLVAEAHKRNIKIILDAVFNHSGSGFFAFQDLLQNGRNSKYLNWYYPESLPLSLNEINYKTFANNVKQMPRLNMNNQETQDYFLEVAKYWTQELNLDGWRLDVADEVSSDFWYKFRKTLKEIKPDIFIIGEVWYRANKWLEGDQFDSVMNYDLQKDIFSLIIDQAITADVFSKRIQNNFKNYKTEIPNQLLNLLDTHDTPRISWYFKNLKQSEKEKKIKLISTLQFLLPGIPMVYYGTEIGLTGGDDPDCRRTMIWNPQNQNTDLLMHYKKLIKYYKDQLIFQNGKYKEIYSDAVKNILVFALETNENKKIIIANFSEQKQILNLDNLQIKLRKFILNSKPEFNLNSYDIDPKTDEFIIFPNNIVVI
- a CDS encoding ferritin family protein, which encodes MNKEEYKILKKAVLIEQEGFDFYMLAAARTEDEDTRAAFEKIAGEEQKHINWLKELYNKMSGAEDTELSFENPPEKPGIFDWEKKDIFKGSLALSVFSIGVKMEKEAIEFYKKAAKNSQSSEAKELYETLIEWEKGHMEEFQNHYELLQEDWWNEQGFAPF
- a CDS encoding ABC transporter ATP-binding protein, whose amino-acid sequence is MKSIKLALNYMQTKKSKYLMAFFSIGMAAILMLINPLIIKITIDSIIGDAPLNLPAPILNIFGDYLSNDNLINQLWLPAVLILLVTVLRGVFLYLKGKWAAEGAEEFARNLRNELFEHLQYLDFNYHLRKDTGDLIQRSTSDLDTIRRFLSIQLVEVGRAFFMLSTVLIIMLSLDLYMTIISMMVVPIIFIFAYIFFKKVKVAFKASDEAEARLSTVIQENLTGVRVVKAFAKQPYEKVKFDQKNKEHKDLTFHLIKLLAYYWSFSDLICFVQIGIVLIAGSFRAASGQLTLGSMVVFTTYIGMLLWPVRQTGRILTDMGKAEIAFDRINEILAEPRENYRGYGYDRELTGNIEVNNLSFAYENELVLDDISFEIKSGEKLGILGTTGSGKSTLAYILTRLLDYKEGSIKIDGIELKEYDRGLIREQIGLILQEPFLFAKTIKENIVIGAKDNEKLIKPSVEVAQFDKVIENFKDEYETEVGEKGVSLSGGQKQRLAIARTLIKNSPIIIFDDSLSAVDTKTDFLIRKSLSERYGDKTMIIISHRIDTLADTDQVIVMDKGKIVQKGRHENLISESGLYNRTWKIQSQTEID